In Saccharomyces cerevisiae S288C chromosome XV, complete sequence, the following proteins share a genomic window:
- a CDS encoding uncharacterized protein (hypothetical protein; SWAT-GFP and seamless-GFP fusion proteins localize to the endoplasmic reticulum; identified by gene-trapping, microarray-based expression analysis, and genome-wide homology searching), which produces MRRALFIAGQTYLWLNLTHLLLIFSWSSTMAFSQSRRLLTPTVPCPTLLGIDFLILVLRHFDEIFI; this is translated from the coding sequence ATGCGGCGTGCATTGTTCATAGCGGGGCAAACATACTTGTGGCTTAATTTGACACATCTACttttaatcttttcttggTCTAGTACAATGGCTTTTTCCCAAAGTAGAAGGCTTCTTACTCCAACCGTACCCTGTCCTACTTTACTGGGcattgattttttaattcttgTCTTGAGGCATTTCGACGAGATtttcatttga
- the HMS1 gene encoding Hms1p (Core promoter binding basic helix-loop-helix bHLH protein; overexpression confers hyperfilamentous growth and suppresses the pseudohyphal filamentation defect of a diploid mep1 mep2 homozygous null mutant; similarity to myc-family transcription factors), protein MPNFQKPFSGSSDGNSVMNDLGNKVAIKVFDCRSAQDGSEEQNVNVTTNQMYLMFQSNNYNVPPPNYNTEDLGSQGPPTHAYYAPFQHPIHLQPPVPPVYKNNTYSATDQYSDSSFPNTSGHTPVIDSNYYNDALASIPTTTTGSTTMTTDNGNTIDSEEYIDNMEVFSSEENENIDNVKQTDLKSEKDSSLLSAASIVKKEQLSGFENFLPLSKTESPLVTADEIKSSLNLENIDNADSMSFKLKTSPIRKHFHVKPKRITRVRTGRVSHNIIEKKYRSNINDKIEQLRRTVPTLRVAYKKCNDLPITSRDLADLDGLEPATKLNKASILTKSIEYICHLERKCLQLSLANQHLSNDTRDSFVHLTEPSQPLSDNSSSEQVQKQTRSCQRQRQRQPRQQQPLHNIQYNIPHQNGLMSGTNNSHDMDFNNAGDF, encoded by the coding sequence ATgccaaattttcaaaaaccttTTTCTGGTTCTTCGGATGGCAATTCTGTAATGAACGACCTAGGTAATAAAGTCGCCATCAAGGTTTTTGATTGTAGAAGTGCTCAAGATGGCAGCGAAGAGCAGAATGTAAATGTAACCACGAACCAAATGTATTTAATGTTTCAAAGTAACAATTACAACGTGCCGCCACCAAATTACAATACCGAGGATTTGGGTTCTCAAGGACCTCCGACGCATGCTTATTACGCTCCATTTCAGCATCCCATCCATCTTCAACCTCCCGTGCCTCCTGTATATAAGAACAACACATATTCTGCCACAGACCAGTATAGTGACTCCTCGTTTCCTAATACTTCAGGCCACACTCCAGTAATTGATAGTAATTACTATAATGATGCTCTGGCTTCTATACCTACAACAACGACGGGTAGTACTACAATGACTACAGACAATGGCAATACTATTGACAGCGAAGAATACATTGATAACATGGAAGTCTTTAGTAGcgaggaaaatgaaaacattgataatgtaaAGCAAACCGATCTTAAATCTGAAAAGGACTCGAGTCTTCTTTCAGCAGCTTCAATCGTGAAAAAGGAACAATTGTCTGgctttgaaaattttttgcctttATCGAAGACAGAGTCTCCCTTAGTTACTGCAGACGAGATTAAATCatctttgaatttggaGAATATTGACAATGCTGACAGTATGAGCTTCAAGTTAAAAACTTCACCTATACGGAAACATTTTCATGTTAAACCCAAAAGAATAACAAGGGTGAGGACAGGAAGGGTATCACACAAtataattgaaaagaaataccGTTCCAAtattaatgataaaattgaacaatTAAGGAGAACTGTCCCAACGCTACGAGTAGCGTATAAAAAATGTAACGATCTTCCCATTACATCTAGAGACCTAGCAGACTTAGATGGCCTAGAGCCAGCAACAAAATTGAATAAGGCGTCCATTTTAACGAAATCTATTGAATATATTTGTCATTTAGAAAGAAAGTGCCTACAGCTAAGCTTGGCTAATCAACATTTATCAAATGACACACGGGATTCTTTCGTCCATCTTACCGAGCCATCTCAACCGTTGAGTGACAACAGTAGTAGTGAACAAGTACAAAAGCAAACCAGAAGCTGCCAACGCCAACGGCAGCGGCAGCCACGACAACAACAACCATTGCATAACATTCAATATAATATTCCACATCAAAACGGCCTCATGAGCGGCACCAACAATTCACATGATATGGATTTTAACAACGCAGGAGACTTTTAA
- the AKR2 gene encoding putative palmitoyltransferase AKR2 (Ankyrin repeat-containing protein; member of a family of putative palmitoyltransferases containing an Asp-His-His-Cys-cysteine rich (DHHC-CRD) domain; possibly involved in constitutive endocytosis of Ste3p; AKR2 has a paralog, AKR1, that arose from the whole genome duplication): MTSMSIIDDENVKKTSNGAAVVTDVAQHAVSDSDNNKAQLLGDGSNTEYVVDIFIEAAKDGDLKVVKDVVESGAVDINNDRIDELSGLHWACINNRFSVAKFLLLRGANPNQAAGPGGATALHWAARYGNIYIVDLLLKHGADPTLKDEQGLNIMHFSVYSSNILLVVYVLYFVVNNNDNVDIDSKDNNNRTPLLWAAYQGDFLTVELLLKFGSTVAWTDNRGFNALHCALVGGDQRVICDLILSGANFYERNNQKQDCFDLAEGMGTKSLFEQALQHHGYDRLGNQKDKLFKKSSHAQFTIFLSPFLLMVYIYLISLVLSPVLAIMLSLLVTVVMVNTLKKFVLPCLPRKNTYKVSLTRTPFFSGLFLSTFCFLIYIWTKKLYPYSVSDYTMKNVQFLVTSFLTVVLFLRLVRSDPGCLKTDDSLTSIQETIKQLIDLGKFDRENFCVETLERKPLRSKYSFFSGALVARYDHYCPWIYNDVGLKNHKLFVFFAVTVQYHMFLFMWLCLAYFKKTNYIYEQVEEYARCALLKNETLCKGSNYDPSTFFLFIWISVNFIWLGAMLIVQFFQILKGITTPELFILIKEEHKAKFINLIPFENSIYTSESKGVEDSDMIPEGPSATTITHTISIDGLEPRNRRRAILSACFSMMGINQWLVTIKEIVGITHILHGQVPQQHHSSLLRSFLVTNHWKTNLTDFWLNSDVTAPLWQRFFYSSDTSKAMLGGTEVDYYELYEYPAREGEVLRPN, from the coding sequence ATGACCAGTATGTCAATTATTGATGATGAGAACGTGAAAAAAACTTCTAATGGGGCAGCTGTTGTCACTGATGTGGCTCAACACGCTGTAAGTGATTCGGACAATAACAAAGCGCAACTTCTAGGCGATGGATCCAACACTGAATATGTGgttgatattttcattgaagCCGCTAAGGATGGGGATTTAAAAGTGGTGAAGGACGTGGTCGAAAGTGGAGCAGTGGATATTAATAACGACCGCATTGATGAATTATCCGGCTTACACTGGGCCTGTATAAACAATAGGTTTTCTGTAGCAAAGTTCCTATTACTTAGGGGAGCAAATCCTAACCAGGCGGCAGGCCCCGGAGGGGCTACTGCTTTGCACTGGGCCGCAAGGTACGGTAATATCTACATTGTTGACCTGCTTCTCAAACATGGCGCTGATCCGACGCTCAAAGATGAGCAGGGTCTTAACATCATGCATTTTAGCGTTTACAGTTCTAACATTTTACTTGTTGTTTATGTTCTTTATTTTGTCGTAAACAACAATGACAACGTCGATATCGATTCAAAAGATAACAATAACAGAACACCCCTACTTTGGGCTGCTTATCAAGGAGATTTTCTCACTGTAGAacttttattgaaatttgGCTCCACAGTTGCATGGACGGACAACAGAGGGTTCAATGCTCTCCATTGTGCTCTAGTTGGAGGTGATCAAAGGGTCATATGTGACTTAATACTTAGCGGTGCAAATTTCTACGAAAGGAATAACCAGAAGCAAGACTGTTTTGATCTAGCCGAAGGAATGGGAACCAAATCACTTTTTGAACAAGCGTTGCAACATCATGGATATGACAGGCTTGGAAATCAGAAAGACAAACTGTTCAAGAAAAGCTCGCATGCACAATtcacaatttttttgtcacCATTTTTACTCATGGTTTACATATACTTAATTTCTCTCGTTCTTTCTCCAGTGCTAGCCATTATGCTTTCCCTACTGGTCACTGTTGTCATGGTCAACACATTAAAGAAGTTTGTATTACCATGCCTTCCCAGAAAAAACACTTACAAAGTTTCTTTGACTAGAACTCCCTTTTTCAGTGGCCTCTTTCTGTCCACTTTCtgttttttaatatatatatggaCGAAGAAACTCTATCCATATAGTGTATCTGACTATACCATGAAAAACGTCCAGTTTTTGGTTACTTCCTTTCTCACAGTTGTACTATTTCTGAGATTAGTACGGTCAGATCCTGGTTGTCTGAAAACGGATGATAGTTTGACTTCGATacaagaaacaataaaacAACTGATTGACTTAGGGAAGTTTGATAGGGAAAACTTTTGTGTTGAGACATTAGAAAGGAAGCCTTTGAGGAgtaaatattctttctttagCGGCGCCCTGGTGGCCAGATATGACCATTATTGTCCATGGATTTATAATGATGTTGGCTTAAAAAATCACAAActttttgtcttctttGCTGTGACGGTCCAATATCACATGTTTTTGTTCATGTGGTTATGTCTGGCATATTTTAAGAAAACGAACTATATTTACGAACAAGTTGAAGAATATGCAAGATGTGCCCTGCTCAAGAATGAGACTTTGTGTAAGGGTTCTAATTACGATCCCtctaccttttttttattcatttgGATTAGCGTAAACTTCATCTGGCTGGGGGCTATGTTGATTGTCCAGTTCTTCCAGATATTAAAAGGAATCACGACTCCTGAATTGTTCATCTTAATCAAGGAGGAGCACAAGGCAAAATTTATCAATCTGATACCCTTCGAAAACTCTATATATACCAGTGAAAGTAAAGGTGTTGAAGATAGTGATATGATTCCTGAAGGTCCAAGTGCGACCACCATTACTCACACAATTTCTATTGATGGTTTGGAACCAAGAAATAGGCGCCGCGCCATTCTTAGCGCTTGCTTTTCAATGATGGGTATTAATCAATGGCTCGTTACTATTAAGGAAATAGTAGGTATAACCCACATTTTGCATGGACAGGTTCCACAACAACATCACAGTTCATTGCTTCGAAGTTTCTTAGTGACAAATCACTGGAAGACGAATTTGACGGATTTTTGGCTTAATAGTGATGTAACAGCGCCCTTGTGGCAACgatttttctattcttcGGATACTTCAAAAGCTATGTTGGGTGGAACTGAGGTTGACTACTACGAGCTATACGAATATCCGGCCCGAGAAGGAGAAGTATTACGTCCAAACTAA
- the EXO1 gene encoding Rad2 family nuclease EXO1 (5'-3' exonuclease and flap-endonuclease; involved in recombination, double-strand break repair, MMS2 error-free branch of the post replication (PRR) pathway and DNA mismatch repair; role in telomere maintenance; member of the Rad2p nuclease family, with conserved N and I nuclease domains; relative distribution to the nucleus increases upon DNA replication stress; EXO1 has a paralog, DIN7, that arose from the whole genome duplication) produces MGIQGLLPQLKPIQNPVSLRRYEGEVLAIDGYAWLHRAACSCAYELAMGKPTDKYLQFFIKRFSLLKTFKVEPYLVFDGDAIPVKKSTESKRRDKRKENKAIAERLWACGEKKNAMDYFQKCVDITPEMAKCIICYCKLNGIRYIVAPFEADSQMVYLEQKNIVQGIISEDSDLLVFGCRRLITKLNDYGECLEICRDNFIKLPKKFPLGSLTNEEIITMVCLSGCDYTNGIPKVGLITAMKLVRRFNTIERIILSIQREGKLMIPDTYINEYEAAVLAFQFQRVFCPIRKKIVSLNEIPLYLKDTESKRKRLYACIGFVIHRETQKKQIVHFDDDIDHHLHLKIAQGDLNPYDFHQPLANREHKLQLASKSNIEFGKTNTTNSEAKVKPIESFFQKMTKLDHNPKVANNIHSLRQAEDKLTMAIKRRKLSNANVVQETLKDTRSKFFNKPSMTVVENFKEKGDSIQDFKEDTNSQSLEEPVSESQLSTQIPSSFITTNLEDDDNLSEEVSEVVSDIEEDRKNSEGKTIGNEIYNTDDDGDGDTSEDYSETAESRVPTSSTTSFPGSSQRSISGCTKVLQKFRYSSSFSGVNANRQPLFPRHVNQKSRGMVYVNQNRDDDCDDNDGKNQITQRPSLRKSLIGARSQRIVIDMKSVDERKSFNSSPILHEESKKRDIETTKSSQARPAVRSISLLSQFVYKGK; encoded by the coding sequence ATGGGTATCCAAGGTCTTCTTCCTCAGTTAAAGCCCATACAGAATCCAGTATCACTACGTAGGTATGAAGGAGAAGTGTTAGCCATTGATGGCTATGCATGGCTACATAGAGCAGCCTGCTCTTGTGCTTATGAACTTGCAATGGGAAAACCAACTGATAAGTACCTGCAGTTTTTCATAAAAAGATTTAGTTTATTGAAAACCTTTAAAGTTGAACCGTATTTGGTCTTCGATGGTGATGCCATTCCAGTTAAAAAGTCTACTGAATCTAAAAGAAGGGataagagaaaagaaaacaaagcCATAGCTGAAAGACTGTGGGCCTGtggcgaaaagaaaaatgctATGgactattttcaaaaatgtgTCGACATAACGCCTGAAATGGCAAAATGTATCATATGCTACTGTAAGCTAAACGGTATTCGGTACATAGTGGCTCCGTTTGAGGCTGACTCTCAAATGGTATATTTAGAACAGAAAAACATTGTGCAAGGAATAATATCCGAAGATTCTGACCTCCTCGTCTTCGGATGTCGACGTCTCATTACGAAGCTGAATGATTATGGAGAATGTTTAGAAATATGTCGCgataattttattaaacTGCCTAAAAAGTTTCCGTTGGGATCCTTAActaatgaagaaatcatAACAATGGTTTGTTTATCCGGTTGTGACTATACAAATGGAATTCCCAAGGTTGGCCTGATTACCGCAATGAAATTAGTTAGAAGATTCAATACTATTGAAAGGATAATTCTGAGTATACAGCGGGAGGGAAAACTGATGATACCAGACACATACATTAATGAATATGAAGCTGCAGTTTTAGCATTTCAATTCCAAAGGGTATTTTGCCCTATTCGGAAGAAAATAGTGAGCTTGAATGAAATTCCGCTGTACTTGAAAGATACCgaaagtaaaagaaaaagactCTACGCGTGCATTGGTTTTGTCATACACAGAGAAACTcagaaaaagcaaattgttCATTTCGACGACGATATAGATCACCACTTGCATTTAAAAATTGCTCAAGGTGACTTGAATCCATATGATTTTCACCAACCTCTAGCCAACAGAGAGCACAAATTACAGCTGGCATCCAAGTCAAATATAGAGTTCGGGAAAACTAATACTACTAATTCTGAAGCCAAAGTCAAACCAATAGAATCgttcttccaaaaaatgacaaaattGGATCATAACCCAAAAGTTGCAAATAACATCCATAGTCTAAGACAAGCGGAAGACAAACTGACAATGGCAATTAAGCGTAGGAAATTAAGTAATGCCAATGTAGTCCAAGAAACGTTGAAGGATACAAGaagcaaattttttaataaaccCTCCATGACTGTTGTGGAAaacttcaaagaaaaaggcgACAGCATACAGGATTTTAAAGAGGACACAAACTCACAATCTTTGGAAGAGCCTGTTTCCGAGTCTCAACTATCTACACAAATACCTAGTTCTTTTATTACAACCAATTTAGAGGATGACGACAACCTGAGTGAAGAGGTTTCTGAAGTTGTCAGTGACATTGAAGAGGACCGAAAGAATTCTGAAGGAAAGACTATCGGTAACGAAATCTATAATACAGATGATGACGGTGATGGCGATACTAGCGAGGATTATAGCGAAACTGCGGAATCAAGAGTTCCCACGAGCAGCACCACCTCATTTCCCGGGTCATCCCAGAGGAGTATATCGGGGTGCACAAAAGTTTTACAAAAGTTTAGatattcatcttcattcaGCGGAGTTAATGCAAATAGACAACCACTATTTCCTCGGCACGTTAATCAAAAAAGTAGAGGAATGGTATACGTCAATCAAAATAGAGATGATGATTGCGACGATAACGATGGTAAAAATCAAATCACGCAAAGGCCATCACTGCGAAAAAGCCTTATTGGTGCCAGGTCACAGAGAATTGTGATTGACATGAAAAGCGTAGATGAACGAAAATCATTCAATTCATCACCAATTTTGCATGAGGAAAGTAAGAAAAGGGACATCGAAACTACTAAGTCAAGCCAAGCTCGGCCGGCAGTCAGATCTATCTCCTTGCTTTCCCAATTTGTTTATAAAGGTAAATAA
- the SHE4 gene encoding She4p (Protein containing a UCS (UNC-45/CRO1/SHE4) domain; binds to myosin motor domains to regulate myosin function; involved in endocytosis, polarization of the actin cytoskeleton, and asymmetric mRNA localization), whose protein sequence is MPLCEKGNDPIDSSTIDSLCAAFDKTLKSTPDVQKYNDAINTIFQLRQKSESGKMPADLTNSEALKDRQKIEEILTRSYQDHSESRVHLSKLIQNDIPFALNLFEILSRSSIHVFVGCFSNKDATIALLNELQIRIHYGEDTHVTYLLSIILQLLNKFKYNFKEVRFLVKELILRISEDEVKSMMLIIFAELQSSFQKDFDKAVVDFMSSLIVEAEIDVGNDPLSIIVKTLSELYPSLTTLCSEIFLTKGLSKLFKKRVFEEQDLQFTKELLRLLSSACIDETMRTYITENYLQLLERSLNVEDVQIYSALVLVKTWSFTKLTCINLKQLSEIFINAISRRIMPKIENVNESAVKLEEVPKVEMSVEALAYLSLKASVKIMIRSNESFTEILLTMIKSQKMTHCLYGLLVIMANLSTLPEESNGSSQSINDLKNYADLKGPGADKVGAEKESKEDILLFNEKYILRTELISFLKREMHNLSPNCKQQVVRVIYNITRSKNFIPQCISQGGTTIILEYLANKQDIGEPIRILGCRALTRMLIFTNPGLIFKKYSALNAIPFLFELLPRSTPVDDNPLHNDEQIKLTDNYEALLALTNLASSETSDGEEVCKHIVSTKVYWSTIENLMLDENVPLQRSTLELISNMMSHPLTIAAKFFNLENPQSLRNFNILVKLLQLSDVESQRAVAAIFANIATTIPLIAKELLTKKELIENAIQVFADQIDDIELRQRLLMLFFGLFEVIPDNGTNEVYPLLQENQKLKDALNMSLKRGDSGPEFSAAIPVILAKIKV, encoded by the coding sequence ATGCCACTGTGTGAGAAAGGGAATGATCCAATCGATAGCTCTACTATTGATAGCCTCTGCGCTGCATTTGACAAGACTTTGAAATCCACCCCTGATGTCCAAAAATACAATGATGCTATAAATACAATTTTCCAGCTAAGGCAAAAATCTGAATCTGGGAAAATGCCGGCTGATTTAACGAATAGTGAAGCCCTTAAAGATCGTCAGAAAATCGAAGAAATATTGACCAGGTCTTACCAAGACCATTCTGAGTCCCGCGTACATTTATCTAAACTTATACAGAATGATATTCCCTTCGCACTCaatttatttgaaatattatcAAGATCATCCATCCACGTTTTCGTTGGTTGCTTTTCCAATAAAGACGCAACAATTGCATTGTTAAATGAGCTGCAAATTAGGATACACTATGGCGAGGACACCCACGTCACGTATTTACTGAGCATAATTCTACAACTATTGAATAAGTTCAAGTACAATTTCAAGGAGGTGCGATTTTTAGTGAAGGAACTTATTTTGCGCATAAGCGAAGATGAAGTAAAATCGATGATGCTTATAATTTTTGCTGAATTACAATCAAGCTTCCAAAAAGACTTTGATAAAGCAGTGGTCGATTTCATGAGTAGCTTAATTGTGGAGGCAGAAATAGACGTTGGAAATGATCCATTGTCCATCATAGTCAAAACCCTATCAGAATTATATCCTTCATTGACAACACTTTGttctgaaatatttttgacCAAAGGACTAAGTAAGCTTTTTAAGAAGAGAGTATTCGAAGAGCAGGATTTACAGTTTACAAAAGAACTGCTGCGGTTATTATCTTCCGCGTGTATTGATGAGACCATGAGAACGTATATTACAGAAAATTACCTTCAACTATTGGAAAGATCACTAAACGTGGAAGATGTACAAATATATTCTGCATTGGTGTTAGTTAAGACATGGTCTTTCACAAAATTAACGTGTATAAACTTGAAGCAACTGTCCGAAATCTTTATAAACGCTATTTCAAGACGTATCATGccaaaaattgaaaatgtcAATGAAAGTGCGGTTAAGCTCGAGGAGGTTCCTAAAGTTGAAATGTCCGTTGAAGCGCTGGCATATTTAAGTCTAAAGGCCTCGGTTAAGATTATGATTAGGAGTAACGAGAGCTTTACTGAAATTCTATTAACTATGATTAAAAGCCAGAAAATGACGCACTGTTTATATGGTCTCTTAGTTATCATGGCAAATTTGTCCACTTTACCAGAGGAATCCAATGGTAGTTCACAGTCTATCAATGACTTAAAAAATTACGCAGATTTGAAGGGCCCAGGCGCAGACAAGGTAGGCGCAGAGAAAGAATCAAAGGAAgatattcttttgtttaaCGAAAAGTACATATTAAGGACCGAGCtgatttcctttttgaagaGGGAAATGCACAATTTGAGCCCCAATTGTAAACAACAAGTGGTTAGGGTTATATATAACATAACCCGCTCGAAAAACTTCATTCCTCAATGCATTTCACAAGGTGGTACAACTATCATCTTAGAATATTTGGCCAATAAGCAGGACATAGGGGAGCCAATACGGATTCTAGGGTGTCGGGCATTAACAAGAATGCTAATATTCACTAATCCGGGTTTgatatttaaaaaatacTCTGCATTAAACGCTATCCCCTTCTTGTTCGAATTGTTGCCAAGGTCTACGCCAGTGGATGACAATCCGTTACATAACGACGAACAAATAAAGCTGACAGACAATTACGAGGCACTATTAGCTCTGACGAACTTGGCATCATCGGAGACCTCTGATGGTGAAGAAGTTTGCAAGCATATCGTATCTACAAAAGTATATTGGTCCACGATTGAGAATCTGATGCTAGACGAAAACGTTCCTTTGCAAAGATCAACATTAGAGCTCATAAGTAATATGATGAGTCATCCATTAACGATTGCTGCTAAGTTCTTTAACTTGGAAAATCCTCAGAGTTTGAGaaattttaatatattGGTGAAACTTCTTCAGTTATCCGACGTTGAGTCTCAACGAGCAGTGGCTGCTATCTTTGCTAACATTGCCACCACGATTCCATTGATAGCTAAGGAACTGTTAACCAAGAAAGAACTAATCGAAAATGCTATTCAGGTATTTGCGGATCAAATTGATGACATTGAGTTAAGACAAAGGTTACttatgcttttttttggattaTTCGAAGTGATACCGGATAATGGCACTAACGAGGTGTATCCGTTGCtgcaagaaaatcaaaaattaaagGATGCTTTAAATATGTCTTTAAAGAGAGGCGATTCAGGACCAGAGTTTTCAGCGGCAATTCCCGTTATCCTTGCTAAAATTAAAGTCTAA
- the PEP12 gene encoding SNAP receptor PEP12 (Target membrane receptor (t-SNARE); for vesicular intermediates traveling between the Golgi apparatus and the vacuole; controls entry of biosynthetic, endocytic, and retrograde traffic into the prevacuolar compartment; syntaxin), whose product MSEDEFFGGDNEAVWNGSRFSDSPEFQTLKEEVAAELFEINGQISTLQQFTATLKSFIDRGDVSAKVVERINKRSVAKIEEIGGLIKKVNTSVKKMDAIEEASLDKTQIIAREKLVRDVSYSFQEFQGIQRQFTQVMKQVNERAKESLEASEMANDAALLDEEQRQNSSKSTRIPGSQIVIERDPINNEEFAYQQNLIEQRDQEISNIERGITELNEVFKDLGSVVQQQGVLVDNIEANIYTTSDNTQLASDELRKAMRYQKRTSRWRVYLLIVLLVMLLFIFLIMKL is encoded by the coding sequence ATGTCGGAAGACGAATTTTTTGGTGGTGATAATGAAGCCGTTTGGAACGGTTCCAGATTCAGTGATTCACCTGAGTTCCAAACGTTGAAAGAAGAGGTTGCTGCAGAgttatttgaaataaatgGGCAAATAAGCACGCTGCAGCAGTTTACCGCGACACTTAAGTCATTTATAGATCGGGGAGATGTTAGTGCGAAAGTTGTGGAAAGAATTAATAAGAGATCTGTGGCAAAGATAGAAGAAATAGGCGGGCTCATTAAAAAGGTCAATACATCAGTGAAAAAGATGGATGCGATTGAGGAAGCTAGCCTGGATAAGACTCAAATAATAGCGAGAGAGAAACTTGTGAGGGATGTCAGTTACTCTTTTCAAGAGTTTCAAGGTATTCAGCGGCAGTTTACCCAAGTAATGAAACAAGTTAATGAAAGAGCAAAAGAATCTCTTGAAGCAAGTGAGATGGCAAATGATGCTGCTTTATTAGATGAAGAACAAAGGCAGAATAGCTCAAAAAGTACTCGAATACCAGGCAGCCAAATAGTCATTGAGAGAGACCCGATAAATAACGAAGAGTTTGCTTATCAGCAAAATCTTATCGAGCAAAGAGACCAGGAAATCAGCAATATTGAAAGAGGTATAACGGAACTGAACGAAGTTTTTAAAGATTTGGGAAGTGTTGTTCAACAGCAGGGTGTGCTAGTTGACAATATTGAAGCAAATATTTATACAACGTCAGATAACACTCAATTGGCTTCAGACGAGCTAAGGAAGGCCATGCGGTACCAAAAACGTACGAGCAGATGGAGGGTGTATTTGTTGATTGTGCTTCTCGTAatgcttctttttatttttctcattATGAAATTGTAA
- a CDS encoding uncharacterized protein (hypothetical protein; identified by expression profiling and mass spectrometry), whose translation MNTQELCKIFVAREYPLVVVPFIYFVLFLHQKYHTTLNYVWYPTCSKRIWVREKGRKCSFFFFSKVPRSDGFANNRCQRK comes from the coding sequence ATGAACACACAAGAACTATGTAAGATTTTCGTAGCCAGAGAATATCCTCTGGTAGTGGTGCcctttatatattttgttcTATTTTTACACCAGAAGTATCACACTACTCTAAATTATGTCTGGTACCCTACGTGTTCTAAAAGAATCTGGGTGagagaaaaaggaagaaagtgctcctttttttttttttcaaaggtgCCTCGGTCCGATGGCTTCGCAAACAATAGATGCCAAAGGAAATga